A part of Neoarius graeffei isolate fNeoGra1 chromosome 8, fNeoGra1.pri, whole genome shotgun sequence genomic DNA contains:
- the LOC132890528 gene encoding trypsin inhibitor ClTI-1-like has product MFVRIFLILLSVAVLAKTGVVPNRENSPEAACEKYVFPMCTREYSPVCGSDGKTYANECMFCFENRQKLLNAYIVQTGECSVFG; this is encoded by the exons ATGTTTGTGCGGATCTTTCTCATCCTGCTCTCTGTGGCTG TTTTGGCAAAAACAGGTGTCGTTCCAAACCGCGAGAACTCACCGGAG GCTGCTTGCGAAAAATACGTCTTCCCAATGTGCACGCGCGAGTACAGCCCTGTGTGCGGCTCCGATGGGAAGACTTATGCAAATGAGTGCATGTTCTGCTTTGAAAATCG gcaaAAACTTCTCAATGCTTACATAGTCCAGACAGGGGAGTGTTCAGTGTTTGGATGA